TTAGTAAAGGATTAATAGCTACTGATGTAAACTTCATACCGTTTGATGATATAGATGAACCTATTAAAGTTCAAGCTAAAGTTAGATATTCTGGCAAACCAGAAAATGCTACAGTTTATAAAGAAGGAAAAGATAAAATAAAAATAGTATTTGATGAAAATCAAAGAGCAATAACTGCTGGGCAATCTGTAGTTATGTATAATGGAGACATTGTAATAGGTGGAGGCATAATAGAAAAAAGAATATAAACATGAAAAATTTACTCAGTATATATTTTTCTCCTTTGTAAAAAATAATTTTAGAAAGGGGTGAATGACATTGAGAAATAATAATAACAACATTATGACGAATCCTATGGTTATAGGTGGAGTTATAGGAGCAGCAGCTTCTATGTATGCGGTATCTAGAATGAATATGGGACAAAGAAGAAGAATGTATAGAACAGGAAGAAATGTAGCTAAGGTTGCAAACCAAGTAATGAATAGAATGGATAGAAATTTCTTTTAATTATTGACATAATTTGATTTTGAATATAAAATCTAGTTATGTAAAATTTTATATTTAAATACTGTGAAGAGAATTAGTAGATTGATTGATTCTTATAGAGAGGAAATCCTAGGCTGGAAGATTTCTAGATAGGTCTATCGAAGCTGTCTCGGAGTAGCGTTTTTGAAACAAGTAAGTAGAAAGCGTCGGATGTGACTCCGTTAAAACTAAGGCTTTATCCTGAGACTGCATTGCAGTTGAAGTAGGGTGGTACCGCGAGATCAATCCTCGCCCCTATGTTTCTTTCATAGAGGCGAGGATTTTATTTTTTTTGAACAGTTACTTATTATGAAACTGATTTTTGTACATAATCATGAATATAAAATTAGGAGGAATAAAAATGAAAAAATTAGGGTTAAATGAAATAAGAAGTAGATTTTTAGAGTTTTTTGAAGCAAAAGACCATTTAGCAAAGGGAAGTTTTCCGCTAGTTCCACAGAGTGATAAGAGTTTACTTCTTATAAATGCAGGAATGGCTCCTCTTAAGCCGTATTTTATGGGAAAAGAAGTACCACCTAATAAAAGAATGGCTACTTGTCAAAAGTGTATAAGAACTGGAGATATAGAAAATGTAGGTAAGACAGCAAGACATGGTACTTTCTTTGAAATGTTAGGTAACTTTTCATTTGGAGATTATTTTAAAAGAGAATCTATAAAATGGGGATGGGAGTTTATAACAGAACATTTAGAAATACCTCAAGATAAGGTGTGGGTTTCTGTATATGAAAATGATGATGATGCTTACGATATATGGAGTAAGGAAATGGGATTTCCAGAAGAAAGAATGGTTAGACTTGGAAAGGACGATAACTTTTGGGAAATAGGAACTGGACCTTGTGGACCATGTTCAGAACTGTACTATGATAGAGGTGAAAAATATGGATGTGACAATCCTGATTGTAAACCAGGATGTGACTGTGATAGATATATAGAATTTTGGAACCATGTATTTACACAATTTGATAAGGATGAACAAGGAAATTATAACGAACTTGCAAGTAAAAATATAGATACAGGTATGGGACTTGAAAGAATGGCTTGTATAATGCAGGATGTAGATAATATATTTGAAGTTGATACTATAAAATATATACTAGATTCAATAGTTAAATTATCAAATGTTGAGTATGGAAAAGACAATAAAACAGATACATCTATAAGAATAATAACTGATCATATAAGAGCTACATCTTTCTTAATTGCAGATGGAGTATTACCTTCTAATGAAGGAAGAGGATATGTGCTTAGAAGACTTTTAAGAAGAGCTGCAAGACATGGTAAATTACTTGGTATAAAGGGAGCGTTTTTACATGAATTAATGGATAAGGTTGTAGATGTAAGTGGAGAAGCGTATCCAGAACTTGTTGAGAAAAAAGACTACGTTAAAAAGGTTCTTAAAATAGAAGAAGAAAGATTTGAAGAGACTATAGATCAAGGTATAGAAATATTAAAATCTTATGTAGATGAATTAAAAGACAACAATAAAAAAGTTTTATCTGGAGAAAATGCATTCAAATTATATGATACTTATGGATTCCCTATAGATCTAACTAAGGAAATACTTGAAGAGGAAAATCTTGAGGTTGATGAAAATTCTTTTGAAAAAGAAATGCAAAAGCAAAGAGAAAGAGCTAGAAATGCAAGACAAAATGGAGAATCAGAAGGATGGAAAGAAGATATATTCTCAAAGCTTGATAAGGATATAGTTAGTGAGTTTGTAGGTTATACATCTTTAGAGGATGAGTGTATAGTTGAGGCTATGGTAAAAGGAAATGAAATAGTAACTGAGGCTCATAATGGTGAGCGTGTAACTGTAATACTTGATAAAACTCCTTTTTATGCAGAAAGTGGAGGACAAGCAGGAGATAAAGGTATATTATCAAACGACAACTTTGAGTGTGATGTATTAGATACTAAAAAAGGTATAAATAATAGAATACATCATGAAGTTACAATAAAAGCAGGAAGCGTAAAGGTTAATGATAAGGTATGTGCTTTAGTAGAAAAGAATATAAGAATGAATAGTGCTAGAAACCACTCTGCAACTCATATTCTTCATAAGGCATTAAAAGAAG
The window above is part of the Tepidibacter aestuarii genome. Proteins encoded here:
- the alaS gene encoding alanine--tRNA ligase yields the protein MKKLGLNEIRSRFLEFFEAKDHLAKGSFPLVPQSDKSLLLINAGMAPLKPYFMGKEVPPNKRMATCQKCIRTGDIENVGKTARHGTFFEMLGNFSFGDYFKRESIKWGWEFITEHLEIPQDKVWVSVYENDDDAYDIWSKEMGFPEERMVRLGKDDNFWEIGTGPCGPCSELYYDRGEKYGCDNPDCKPGCDCDRYIEFWNHVFTQFDKDEQGNYNELASKNIDTGMGLERMACIMQDVDNIFEVDTIKYILDSIVKLSNVEYGKDNKTDTSIRIITDHIRATSFLIADGVLPSNEGRGYVLRRLLRRAARHGKLLGIKGAFLHELMDKVVDVSGEAYPELVEKKDYVKKVLKIEEERFEETIDQGIEILKSYVDELKDNNKKVLSGENAFKLYDTYGFPIDLTKEILEEENLEVDENSFEKEMQKQRERARNARQNGESEGWKEDIFSKLDKDIVSEFVGYTSLEDECIVEAMVKGNEIVTEAHNGERVTVILDKTPFYAESGGQAGDKGILSNDNFECDVLDTKKGINNRIHHEVTIKAGSVKVNDKVCALVEKNIRMNSARNHSATHILHKALKEVLGDHIQQAGSLVTAERLRFDFTHFEGISSEELSKIELIVNSQIMNSLDISATEMSIDDAKKMGATALFGEKYGDVVRVVSMGGYSVELCGGTHLNNTSQIGMFKILSESGVASGVRRIEAITGISVYEYLNKKEDVISEVCATLKVKEDNVINKAKSIIEELKDSNKELESIKNKLAMASVDDAVIKKEIKGVNLITAKFENMDMNALRNMGDNLKDRFKSGVVVIANKSGDKVNFIVTATKDVVEKGVHSGNIIREVAKVAGGNGGGRPDMAQAGGKDSSKLPEALLKAKEVLENQIKE